A region of Toxorhynchites rutilus septentrionalis strain SRP chromosome 1, ASM2978413v1, whole genome shotgun sequence DNA encodes the following proteins:
- the LOC129763244 gene encoding RNA-binding protein MEX3B isoform X1, which translates to MSTASMDDFSLAFDDNRQSATATLLPPGTTTLAQLTSHFEDLHLANGGSLSPGGGGGGGPLVGLGGVDNHHSHAVDELIQQNSKVFDTFVAMINGLAPKVEERPVKYKSHTECVPVPSSEHVAEIVGRQGCKIKALRAKTNTFIKTPIRGEEPIFVITGTKEDVTRAKQEILSAADHFSTLRSSKKQAMALLAESRNMLGYSTPDEITIQIRVPQKVVGLVVGPKGATIKNIQLKTNTYIITPKRNQESVFEITGLPTNVHTARQLIEEHIATRAGTSATSSSSSSSSSSSSSSSSSSSSSSSSGGGNTATSLQSNGTLSNGHHDLLHHGGGGGNNGGGGGGGLHGLHGHHNGHTDFDTNQFIIDNLLEYFNNMSSTYNNSPTTTPAGNNSNGVNHNHSHHHHHLSSGTGSTSGIESVPDFRNIWENLSESQGSGAGTDTDNSSLIWTLPSSSRNSVSYSPDEFIFQR; encoded by the coding sequence ATGTCCACAGCCAGTATGGATGATTTCTCCCTTGCATTTGATGATAACCGACAGAGTGCGACCGCGACGCTGCTGCCCCCGGGGACGACCACACTGGCCCAGCTGACGTCCCACTTCGAAGATCTGCATCTGGCCAACGGGGGAAGTCTCAGTCCGGGTGGAGGCGGCGGCGGAGGTCCGCTGGTGGGACTGGGCGGCGTTGACAACCACCATTCGCATGCGGTTGACGAACTGATCCAGCAGAACTCCAAGGTGTTCGACACGTTCGTGGCGATGATCAACGGACTGGCGCCCAAGGTCGAGGAGCGACCGGTCAAGTACAAGTCGCACACGGAGTGCGTCCCGGTGCCTTCGTCCGAGCATGTGGCCGAGATAGTGGGCCGCCAGGGGTGCAAGATTAAGGCGCTGCGGGCGAAAACCAACACGTTCATCAAGACGCCGATCCGCGGAGAGGAGCCCATTTTTGTGATCACCGGCACGAAGGAAGACGTGACCCGGGCGAAGCAGGAAATCCTGTCGGCGGCGGACCACTTCAGCACGCTGCGTTCATCGAAGAAGCAAGCGATGGCTCTGCTGGCCGAGAGCCGAAACATGTTGGGCTACAGCACTCCGGACGAGATCACGATTCAGATCCGGGTGCCCCAGAAGGTTGTGGGGTTGGTCGTGGGCCCGAAGGGGGCCACCATTAAGAACATTCAGCTCAAGACAAACACGTACATCATAACGCCGAAACGGAACCAGGAGTCGGTGTTCGAGATAACCGGCCTGCCAACGAATGTCCACACGGCGCGACAACTGATCGAGGAACACATTGCAACGCGGGCTGGAACGTCGGCCACCAGTTCAAGCTCGAGCTCGAGCTCGAGCAGTAGTTCCAGCTCGAGTAGTTCGAGCAGTAGCAGCTCGAGCAGCGGTGGTGGCAACACTGCCACTTCCCTGCAGAGCAACGGAACCCTGTCGAACGGTCATCACGATCTGCTCCACCACGGCGGCGGCGGTGGAAACAACGGTGGCGGAGGCGGTGGTGGTCTGCATGGTCTGCACGGACACCACAACGGCCACACGGACTTCGACACCAACCAGTTCATCATCGATAATCTGCTGGAGTACTTCAACAACATGAGCTCCACCTACAACAACTCGCCAACGACGACTCCAGCCGGCAACAACAGCAACGGGGTCAACCACAACCACAGccaccatcatcatcacctCTCCTCCGGAACGGGGAGCACCAGCGGCATCGAGAGCGTACCGGACTTCCGAAACATCTGGGAGAATCTGAGCGAAAGCCAGGGCTCGGGTGCGGGCACCGATACGGACAACTCGTCCCTCATCTGGACACTGCCGTCGTCGTCGCGCAACTCGGTGTCCTACTCGCCGGATGAGTTCATCTTTCAGCGATAA
- the LOC129763244 gene encoding RNA-binding protein MEX3B isoform X2 yields the protein MINGLAPKVEERPVKYKSHTECVPVPSSEHVAEIVGRQGCKIKALRAKTNTFIKTPIRGEEPIFVITGTKEDVTRAKQEILSAADHFSTLRSSKKQAMALLAESRNMLGYSTPDEITIQIRVPQKVVGLVVGPKGATIKNIQLKTNTYIITPKRNQESVFEITGLPTNVHTARQLIEEHIATRAGTSATSSSSSSSSSSSSSSSSSSSSSSSSGGGNTATSLQSNGTLSNGHHDLLHHGGGGGNNGGGGGGGLHGLHGHHNGHTDFDTNQFIIDNLLEYFNNMSSTYNNSPTTTPAGNNSNGVNHNHSHHHHHLSSGTGSTSGIESVPDFRNIWENLSESQGSGAGTDTDNSSLIWTLPSSSRNSVSYSPDEFIFQR from the coding sequence ATGATCAACGGACTGGCGCCCAAGGTCGAGGAGCGACCGGTCAAGTACAAGTCGCACACGGAGTGCGTCCCGGTGCCTTCGTCCGAGCATGTGGCCGAGATAGTGGGCCGCCAGGGGTGCAAGATTAAGGCGCTGCGGGCGAAAACCAACACGTTCATCAAGACGCCGATCCGCGGAGAGGAGCCCATTTTTGTGATCACCGGCACGAAGGAAGACGTGACCCGGGCGAAGCAGGAAATCCTGTCGGCGGCGGACCACTTCAGCACGCTGCGTTCATCGAAGAAGCAAGCGATGGCTCTGCTGGCCGAGAGCCGAAACATGTTGGGCTACAGCACTCCGGACGAGATCACGATTCAGATCCGGGTGCCCCAGAAGGTTGTGGGGTTGGTCGTGGGCCCGAAGGGGGCCACCATTAAGAACATTCAGCTCAAGACAAACACGTACATCATAACGCCGAAACGGAACCAGGAGTCGGTGTTCGAGATAACCGGCCTGCCAACGAATGTCCACACGGCGCGACAACTGATCGAGGAACACATTGCAACGCGGGCTGGAACGTCGGCCACCAGTTCAAGCTCGAGCTCGAGCTCGAGCAGTAGTTCCAGCTCGAGTAGTTCGAGCAGTAGCAGCTCGAGCAGCGGTGGTGGCAACACTGCCACTTCCCTGCAGAGCAACGGAACCCTGTCGAACGGTCATCACGATCTGCTCCACCACGGCGGCGGCGGTGGAAACAACGGTGGCGGAGGCGGTGGTGGTCTGCATGGTCTGCACGGACACCACAACGGCCACACGGACTTCGACACCAACCAGTTCATCATCGATAATCTGCTGGAGTACTTCAACAACATGAGCTCCACCTACAACAACTCGCCAACGACGACTCCAGCCGGCAACAACAGCAACGGGGTCAACCACAACCACAGccaccatcatcatcacctCTCCTCCGGAACGGGGAGCACCAGCGGCATCGAGAGCGTACCGGACTTCCGAAACATCTGGGAGAATCTGAGCGAAAGCCAGGGCTCGGGTGCGGGCACCGATACGGACAACTCGTCCCTCATCTGGACACTGCCGTCGTCGTCGCGCAACTCGGTGTCCTACTCGCCGGATGAGTTCATCTTTCAGCGATAA